AAAAAAACATGCCACTTTAAAACAATTTTGAACATCTCTATTGCCATAAAATGTAAATATTCAGTATTTAACCTACTAGATAAATTACTTTTAAAGTATGATTCAATGAGTAAGCGCTTTTATGTAAAGTAAAATGATATGTGTTCCCCCACTTCAAAACCCAAGATGATATATCCTAAACTTTTGGTTTCTTTGTTGCAGTGCAAATAGAAATAATAGTTCCTGAAACAGAGTATAACGTAAACAAGCTCCAACACATGTGAACAAGCACACACATAGACATTATTAGTTTTCAAAGTCAAGAAAGGAAAAAAATTAGAGAAAATGACTAGGATAGTACTAAAAATTTTTTTGTCACAAATATAGCCTCTAAAAATAAAAATGATTAAAATAGCACTTAATGTTTTATCCAATGGTAAATTAATTTAAACATTAGGGTTTAGAGTTAAGGGGTGGGGTTTAGAATTTAGAATTTAGGGTTTAGGGTTTAGAGTTTAGGGTTTAGAGTTTAGGGGTGGGGTTTAGGGTTTAGAGTCAAGGGGTGGGGTTTATGATTTATGGTTTAGGGTTTATGATTTAGGGTTTAGGGTTTAGAGTTTAGGTTTTAGGATTTAGAGTTGGGGAATGGGGTTTAGGGATAAGATTTCAAATTGTGAAAAAATAAAAAAAATTTAAATTTTTCAAAAGATAAAATGTTATTTTGGTCATTTTAGTTTTTGATGACTATTTTTGTGACATAAACTTAGAAATGTGGTATTTTGGAAATTTGTCCAAAAAATTATATAATATGTTGGGGAGAAACACTAATGTGGAATGAGAAAGGACTCGATAAATCAACCTTTGCAACTTGTTAAGTAGAGAAAAATCAATAAACAAAGGAGTTTTTCTTTTTCAGGTTCCTATCAGAAAACTCCTCCAATAAGAAGAGTTAGATAATTTCCAAGGTTATGTAAGAGTTGTAGAAAAGACATACAATTATATTCATACATAATCAACCAGTGAATAAACGACATGATAGGAAATGAACTTAATAACAACAAAGTGAGAACACACAAATATAGAGTTATCAAGGCTACAAGCACTCGTTTTACAGAGATACTGCTTCTCTGCCTCATCCTCAGATGAGTGATGTCACCCTCGAATTTTCCTGCAGCTTAATCTTCTCAAAGAGGTACTGCTTCTCTGCATCAGCCTCACTCAGTCTCTGTTTCACATAGCTGCTTGCGTATTCCCCTAAGACTCGTCCATTTTCGCTAGTACAAACCTCTGAAGTTTCTCAGCTTCCCGCTTTGCTTCGTTCTAACCGCTCCACATACCTGCCGTTTTTTTTTTTACTGTAGAGGTGACTGAATCATCAGGTGACCTCTGCGTCGTGTTGACTTTTGACTCCATTTGGGGCAATTGCGAATACGACATTGTTGGTAAAATTTAAGCTTAATGAGGGAGCATACACATGATATGGGCCAATGTGGATGTGGTAATGTCAAAATCAAGGCAGGCTGTTTTTTCCTTTGTGGATGGGCTTTAAGTTAATTTTTGATAGTGGATTAACAAAGAAAATTGTATGCCATTGTTTTTGTGGTCCATCACCTATAAGTTGATCGCTTTTAACGAATCTAGACTACAACAAGAAAAGTACATACAAAGGTATCCAATTCATCACATTCCTAGCTTTTCTTATTTACAATCTAGTTTTAATTTGATACGCTAAGTTCTTGCTTTTCGGATGTCAATTGTTGGACTATAGTTTGCATATCTATATGTAAAATATCATCTATTAAACTCTATATTGTTGGCCAACCAGTGTACTCTTTAATTTGTTGTTTCACGTTTTTGTAGTAGTCAGTCTTATAATTCATATGGACTCTAGTGTGCATACGTATATAAAAATATCATCTATTCAACTTTATATTGTTGGGCAGCCAGTGTACTCTTCAATTTGTTGTTTCACGTTTTTGTGGTATTCAATGTAATAATTCATATGAATTCTACCATTATTACATGTCTAAGTTAATATGTAATCACCCAACTCAGCTTGAGTTATCTTTGGCATGAAAACAGAACCATTGGATGGAATGAAAACAGAACCATTGGATACAGACTCTCTCCCCGAAAAAGATAACACTCCATTTTGTATGGTCATTTCACTGTATAGCTTCGTCCATTCCATTGCAACTAGACTGATTTCACCGTATTGTTTGACAACGGTTTTTTTTCTGTTGGTTAATGAAAATTCACATTCCACAACACAATAAAATCCAAATCTTATCCCTACCAAGTACATGAGAACATCCAAACAAAATTAAACGAATAAATTTTTGTTGATTTTTTGATGAAATTAATTTCTTTTTTTTAAAGAGTATGGGGATTTCATTGTATACAAAACGGTACTGTAGCACCTTTTTTCTTCCATTATCAAAAAGTGTCTTCTCCAGGAAAAAAAAAGAAGTATTGTTCAAAGAGACAGTATAATTTCTCTAAATAATTATAATTTCTCTAAATAATTATCTATATATTCACGTTAACCAAAGACGTGAAATTAATGATGTTGGAGGTTAGTCTTCTTTTCACATTAAACCTTTTTTTTCGAACAACTCTTTTCACATTAAACCAAAAAGTGAAATAAATGAAGTGTGAGCTTATATTTATTTTTTAAAGAAAAGAAAAGAAAAGAAAAAGCAGAAGAGACAAAACAGCTACACGTTGGCAGTATCTAAGGAGAAAAGATCCCACGTTTATTAATACAAATCTTGTAATGAAATGCGAACTTGAAATTTCGTAATCGTAACAAATCGGAGTAAATAATACTAATATGATAAAGAATACAATCTTGTGAACTAATCGTTTATTAATAAAAATCTTGTAATGAAATGACGAACTTGAAATTTCGTAATCGTAACAAATAGGAGTAAACAATAATATGATAAAGAATACAATCTTGTGAACTAATAGTTTATTCATTCCCGGTCCGGCCAAAGCCGGATCAGACTACGTTGACGGGTTTCCTAAGGAACATGAGCGAAGAAGGTGGCGCGTCTCCAAGCCACGCGCCGACGTAAAGGCGCTCGTAGTAGTGAACACAGTAGAGGGAGAGTGAGAGCTGGAGCTGGTCTCGGCTCCAAATGATCTTGGGGAGTCGTGCGAGGACCGGACGGATGCAGAGGAAGTAGAGACATCGGTAGCCACCTAGAGCAGACACAACTGAGCGAAGTGAAAGCGAAGGTCGTGGTGACACTTGTCGGAAACAAAGCTCTTCCCATATTGAGTCGTTGCAAGCCACGGCTGACCAAAGACGGCACACGCAAGCGGCTGAGCAGAGAGAAGGGCCGTCTAGTCGCCGGAGGATTTCAACAAGAACGTCGTGGTGGTCGTTGATGGGGAATGTGGGAACAAGATTCACTCGTTGTCTCTTGTTGTTACTTTTCTCAACCATACCGATTCGTTTCTCCGACATGGTACTAGAAAGAGAGAGAGAGGTTTGTGTTGAAAGAGAGAAGGTTGATACAGCTGTTGAAATCACACGGGCGCATATAAATATGTAGAAAATATTGTGTGTGAGTGAGAAGCAGAGGGGGGAGTGATGTTTATATTCAATCTGTAAAAGAATAAAAATTAATGTTGGTTGGGTGGTTCTTGTTGCTTTTAAAACCTTAGTCTATAACTCTATATCATTACTTGTTGTCTTTTTGTTTTAAAAGCTACTGGTATAACATAAAACTGTTTGTTTCTTTGATTTGCTAATCCTACATATCTTTTATCATGGCATATGACCAATGGAATTACTCAACACCGATACAAAACTACATATGTATATATATATATATGCAATTATTGATTGAAATTGGATAGTAATACATGTATATTAATTCACATGACTAGTAAGAGTGAATCGATTATATGAATGATAGGTTAAAGTGATTTGAAGTTTTTTAATAGAGTTTGATATGTATCGGTCTGAAATTTACTAATAAGACTTATTTGTGGGCGTATATTATTTTCTTAGTGATTTGAAGTCTCTATATAATTGGCTCATATATTAGTGATCAGTTATTGGGTTTTAAAAGTAAGCTAGAGGGTGGGCTGGAAACTTCAAACCTAATCAAGATGAGTCAGAGTTGGTAATTAATCTTGTGGCGTACTCACTGTAATGTGTAAATTTGAACTATATTGTGGATACAATATTACGACATGTGACTTTCTGAAAATAAAACCTACTTGTTGGGTAACGTAGAAAGTCGAAGGACTTGGAACGGGGACGAGTATGGTTGTTTCCTCCACGCTTAAGATAGATCGTGCGTGTGATTTCTTAGATTTCTGAACATTATTGCTAGTCAAACCTCTCGCTGACTATTTTTAAGTAATTAATTACACCTAGCATAATGGAAGGAAATCTTTGTACATGGAGAATATTTTTTTTCATCTTTCATTTGTCTCGCGTAGCAAAATCTATACGCATTTACATTGGTAAAAAAAAAGTACCATGACCATGTGGTTTTCTTTTGGACTATGAGACCAGGATTAACGCAGGTGCTTAGGGGAGTGTTTAATAATTTTTGGATTTAAAAAAGAAAGAAAAAAAAAAATAAGAGAAAAATCGCTGCTTAATTAAGCGGCACAAGCAACGCTGCTTGTGAGACACATGTCATTAAACGCGTCCCTCTCTCCCTCGACGACTCGATTTCCTCATTCTCTCCCTCGACGACTCCGCTTGATTCTCTCTCTCCCTCGGCGACTCCGCGTTTGTGGATTGGATCGTCGACGATCTGAGTCGTTCTCCGTTAAAGTCGACGAAGCCGCTTCTCTCTTTCTCTTCCTCGATGACTCCGCCTTCCTCGATTCTCTCCGTCGACGACTCCGCCTCGTGTTGGTGAAACCTCGACCAATCGGCTTCTCTCTTTCTCTTCCTCGGCGGCTCCGCCTACCTCGATTATGTCCCTTGACGACTCCGCCTCGTTGTGGTGAAACCTCGACGACTCCGCTTCTCTCTTTCTCTCCCTTGATGACTCCCCGCTTCTCTTGTGATCTTCCCCCGATGATGAAGAGTCCGCCTCTGTCTCGTGATCTTCCCCCGACGATGAAGACTCCGCATCTGTCTCCTCATCTTCCCCCGATGATGAAGAATCCGCATCGGTCCTCTCCTTCGGTGGATCTCATAGACGGTCAGAACTTGTACCGCTCTCTCTTTGTTATTTGATTTGGTTTGTTGTGTCCTTGTGATTAATTTTAATTTGTCTCTGTCTGTGTTTCTTAAGATGGAAGGATCAACAAACACGAAGGTTAGTAGAAGAAGATGACGACAACTGTAAAAAGGTAAACATATGTTTTTGTCTCTTGTGTTTATTTGCGAAATGTATTGAAAGTTTGTTCTTGTCTGTATTGATTAGATGATGTTAGGACTGTGGTCTCAAATGAATAGATTGTCAAATTATTTGTTCCTCGTTTATGATATTGAGTGAACGTTTTGTAGGACTGTGGTCTCAAATGAACTGATTGTCGCTCTTGTCTGTATTGATTAGATGTTGTTAGGTTAGTTCATATGTGTTTGCTGTTTTGGTTCTCATTTGTGAATTGCTTATGTTTGTTTCTCTGTTGAGCTGCATGGATCAAGGCAAATGACGAAGCAGAGGAGTGCATATTCATGGATCAAGGCTAATGAGGAAGGATCGTCAATACATGTAAACATTCTGCTTCTTTTAATAGAATTGATTGTCTCTTTGATGTTATGGTTGAGTTAGAGAGTTAATGCTTTGCTCTGGTGGTTAGAAACCGTGTAATAAATAGGATTAATTGTATGTTTGATGTGTTGAAATGAATAAATGATTGGTTATGGTTGAGGAAGAGAGTTAAATGAATTGCTTTGTGTTTGATAATGTATTGAATAGTCAAAATTAATGACTTGCTATGCCTTTGATAATTGTTTTGAGATGGTAATTAATATAAGTTAGATACATGTCAACTCGAAACTGTAAAAGTTGTTAGTTGTTGAATGCTATCTGTAAAAGAAGTTGTTGAATGATATCTGCCTTCTTCCATCTCCATCTTCTTTTATAACTAAAACGCTCTCTTCCGAAAATAACAGATTCCTATCTGTTATTTCTCTTTCACTTTGGAAATGTATTTTAATCCGTTTACATCGTCTTCAAACTTTGTTGATCTGCTTAGCAGTCAACAACAAAATGTTATCTTCGGTAGTGTATCAGACAGTGTCTCACTGTCTTCATCGCAACCTCCCTTCTTTGGTGTTCAAGGCACCGAGGACTCAAACTTTGGGGAATACACTCAAGCCAGACAGAAAGAAAGAAGAACATGGTCGCCTACAGACGACGTTGTGCTCATCAGCTCGTGGTTAAACACGAGCAAAGATGCAGTAATAGGGAATGAGTAAAGGTCACTTGCATTCTGGAAAAGAATAGCTGCGTACTACAATGCAAGTCCAAAGCTTGTGGGTGTGAAAAGAGAGAGGCATCGCACTGTAAGAATAGGTGGCAGAAGATCAATGATGTCGTTTGCAAGTTTTGTGGTGCCTATGAAGCAGCTACCAGAGAGAGGACCAGTGGACAAAACGAGAATGATGTCCTGAAGCTAGCCCACGAAATATTCTTCACCAACCATAAAAAAAGGTTCACCCTTGAGCATGCTTGGAAAGAGTTGCGAAATGATCAGAAGTGGTGCGAGCAGTCTACAGCTAAAAATGATGGAGGCTACAAGAAGAGGAAGTGTGGGGATGTTTCACATTCAGCTAGCTCTAAAGCAACTGAAGCAGATTCTGTTGACGATGATGAAGCAACAAATCGCCCCAAGGGTGTGAAGGCAACAAAGGCCAGTTCTAAAAAGACTGCAGCTGATGGGAAAGAGCTGTCTCAGTTTCAGACAATGTGGAGCTTGAAGAAGGAAGACTTGGCTTTGAAAGAGAGGCTGTCTAAAATAAAGCTACTTGACAGGCTCCATGCTAAAGAAGGACCACTACCAGATTATGAAGAGCCATTGAAGAAGAAACTCATTGATGAGTTTATGTCCATTTAGTTTAAGTCTCGGTCTTACTGGTTTAAGTTGCTTGTTCTCGTGTTTGTTGCTTGTGTTACTTGTTTTAAATATCTTGTTGATTGTCATGAAGTTTATCTTGTTGTAGTTGCTTGTGTTAAATATATATCTCACTTGAGTTGTTTGTTGTTGTTCTGGTTCCTGTTTAACATATATGTGTTTTGTTCTTTGTTTCAGGTATTGTGAGAGACGGAAGCCTCATGTATCGATGTTCTTGTTCATTCACGGGCATGTTGTATGGTGACCTGAAGTCACGGGCCTGCTAAAAGACTGAAGCCTCATGTATATTTGTATTTTTGTAGTCACGGACCTGTATTGACAGACTTGTATGTCTGAAATGTCTCTTTGTGTATCTCGGATCTTTGTAGTCAGTTGTCACGGATCTCATTGTCTCTTTGTCTCTTTGTGTCACATGCTCATCAAACTCATATTCTCTCTCGAAAACAAAGTGAGCTTTGTGTCTCATATTGTCTCTTTGTGTCACTACTATAAGATCAAACTGATATTCTCTCTTTGTGTCTCATATTCATCAAAAAACATCATATTGCTCAACTCCACTTTCTCATATTCAAACATCAAGATCAAAGTTCATCTTCTCTCAACTCCACTTTCTCACCAAGCTCACATTCGTCAAACTCATCTTCTCTCTTAATCGCTTTATCATAAAACTCAAAATTTTCAACCTCAGCTTCCCTCTTAATCACTTTCTCAAACTCATATTCTCTCTTGAGTTTTTAAAAAACACTTCGACGAAATCATTCTTCAAACTCAAATTTCAAACACAATTTATGGCTTCTTCTTCCCAAAACACTGTAGATGAATCATTAGATGATGCATTTGATGAAATCTTTGATGATTTTTTTGATCAAACCTTTGAGAAGTTTACCATTCATGGTGATCAAGAAGAACGGAGGAAAAAAAGAAAAAACGAGCTTATATCGAAAGAAATCGTGAAGAAGGCAACGTCCGTTTATGGAATGATTATTTCAGTGAAACTCCAACGTATCCTAACAATTATTTCAGACGGCATTTTAGAATGAACAAGACATTGTTCATGCACATTGTTGATAGACTCTCCAACGAAGTTGACTTCTTTCGCCAAAAGAATGATGGTCTTGGAATGCTTGGTCTCTCAGCACTCCAAAAGTGTACAACAGCCATTCGTGTCTTAGCATACGGTACTGCGGCTGATACAGTCGATGAATACCTCCGGGTCGGTGAAACTACAACTCGGTCATGTTTGGAGAATTTTGTGGAAGGAATAATTTATTTATTCGGCGATGAGTACCTAAGAAGACCAACACCGGCTGATCTTCAACGTCTACTTGATGTTGGAGAGTATCGTGGATTTCCCGGGATGATAGGAAACATCGATTGTATGCATTGGGAGTGGAAAAATTGTCCCACCGCTTGGAAAGGGCAATATTCTCGTGGTTCGGGTAAACCAACAATCGTTTTAGAAGCGGTTGCTTCATATGATCTCTGGATATGACATGCATTTTTTGGATCTCCAGGTACCTTAAATGATATCAATCTTCGTGATCGTTCACCTGTTTTTGACGACATAATAAATGGTCAAGCTCCGCAAGTGACTTATTCTGTCAATGGAAGAGAGTATCATTTGGCTTACTATCTCACCGATGGTATCTATCCGAAATGGACAACTTTTATCCAATCTATCTCACTACCGCAAGGGTCGAAAGCAGTTTTATTTGCTCAACGTCAAGAAGCTGTCCGAAAAGATGTCGAGCGTGCTTTTAGAGTCTTGTAAGCTCGTTTTGCCATCGTAAAAAATCCAGCACTTTTTTGGGATAAAATCAAACTTGGTAAGATTATGAGAGCATGTATCATACTTCATAATATGATAGTAGAAGACTAACGAGATGGATACACTCAACTTGATGTTTCCGAGTTCCAACAAGGAGAAGACCACAGAAGTGCACATGTCGATTACACGTATTCTACAAATATCCTACAAATATCGCCAATATGATGGGTGTTCGAATTAGAATTCGTGATCGACAAATGCATGAACAACTGAAAGCGGATTTGGTTGAACATGTATGGAGTAAATTTGGACGTGATGAAGACAACAATTGAGCTCAGATTTTTGTTGATTATTGTACTAATCTTTATTTTTATGTTTTTTTTTCAATCTATGTTTTAAATGTTATCATTAAATATGTTTTATATAATAAATAAATTTTATCTTATATAAAACAATATTAAATAATTATATTTTTTTAAGCATCCAAAATAAGAAACTTGCATTTGAGGTTAAAAAAGTAGAAGTTTCTTAATAAAATGCTTAACACATTTTTAATACTAAAAAAATGATTAAGCACCTTATTAGGGGTGCTATGGATAATGGTGCTCTGATATGTCTAAGAGAAAACAACATTCATTCAGTCATTTTTTGAAACATATAGTACCAACTTACTCAAGATGACTAAGAATATGAAGAATAGCCCAATTTTGAAATAGACTTGGATGAACTCAGTGTGGGAACCGAAATTCGCACTGTCGATTTCCGTTTAAATTTTCCTTTTAATTTCCCAGAGGTCCCGGATATCTGCTAAAACACACGCCAAGCAATCATAACACGAAATAAAGACGAGAAAAATAAGAAGTCGTAAAAAGAGAGCAAAAAGAAGTCTTATTCTGAATTCGCGTATGAGTGTTACAACAAGGTAGAAGCCTCGGCTATGAGGGTTGTCGGTGAGATTCCTAGTTCTAACAACCTATGACTGCAAAACCTAGTTGAGTCGCAGCTCGAACGGAAACTTGACATTTATCTTCCCTTGCGAACCAAGCGTAAACCGACATGCGGTTTACGGGCTGTTGGTTAAGAAATCGTAAGTCGGGCCTCGAG
This genomic interval from Brassica oleracea var. oleracea cultivar TO1000 chromosome C2, BOL, whole genome shotgun sequence contains the following:
- the LOC106324424 gene encoding glutathione S-transferase T3-like; protein product: MKSPPLSRDLPPTMKTPHLSPHLPPMMKNPHRSSPSVDLIDGQNLWKDQQTRRLVEEDDDNCKKIPICYFSFTLEMYFNPFTSSSNFVDLLSSQQQNVIFGSVSDSVSLSSSQPPFFGVQGTEDSNFGEYTQARQKERRTWSPTDDVVLISSWLNTSKDANSCVLQCKSKACGCEKREASHCKNRWQKINDVVCKFCGAYEAATRERTSGQNENDVLKLAHEIFFTNHKKRFTLEHAWKELRNDQKWCEQSTAKNDGGYKKRKCGDVSHSASSKATEADSVDDDEATNRPKGVKATKASSKKTAADGKELSQFQTMWSLKKEDLALKERLSKIKLLDRLHAKEGPLPDYEEPLKKKLIDEFMSI
- the LOC106325827 gene encoding F-box protein SNE produces the protein MSEKRIGMVEKSNNKRQRVNLVPTFPINDHHDVLVEILRRLDGPSLCSAACVCRLWSAVACNDSIWEELCFRQVSPRPSLSLRSVVSALGGYRCLYFLCIRPVLARLPKIIWSRDQLQLSLSLYCVHYYERLYVGAWLGDAPPSSLMFLRKPVNVV